A region from the Silene latifolia isolate original U9 population chromosome 7, ASM4854445v1, whole genome shotgun sequence genome encodes:
- the LOC141592509 gene encoding cation/calcium exchanger 4-like — protein MRNPRFRVFFSIISTIVFFTLLYEKWSIRSSIVHGTLLKNRRIMHEIHGISSLNVSTLNIKDGKLMDRQICSEFLEHKGYDSSCDFLIANPNCSSGGFFNYIKFFYCNCQNYSFLGYFVLGSWLAILFYLLGNTAADYFCCSLENLSNLLKMSPTIAGVTLLPLGNGASDVFASIAAFMGTGSSGVGLNGVLGGAVFITCIVVGVISLSVADKRVQIDKTSFIRNVCFLLFSILCLTLIIIIGKVTVWGALAFLSIYFVYIGYVSVSEVLKKKDKGLKSNDFTPLLPVAGEESITAPLLSSDSDDHCSRPEISAKETHWICDLNFSMYSDFVKSTAEDYCPRALWGWSDQEEQPALSFSTLCSWLEMPLTIPRRLTIPIVEEDRWSKMYAVASALLAPVLLACLWNSRQKINPLSGKIAYCLGFGIGLVLSVLASLYTKTEHPPRKFLFPWIFGGFFMSIIWFYIIANELVSLLVALGTILGINPSMLALTVLAWGNSMNDLMANTAFAMNERNGVQIAMSGCFAGPMFNTLVGLGLSLVYGACSMGSEPYMIPRDAGLFVTMAFLTTGVVWSLVVLPQNDMRPNKVLGIGLIVIYVLFLSIRISMAIGIGSLNS, from the coding sequence ATGAGAAATCCTCGGTTTCGGGTTTTCTTCAGTATAATCTCTACCATAGTCTTTTTCACATTACTGTATGAGAAATGGAGTATCAGAAGTAGTATAGTTCATGGAACTTTGCTGAAAAACAGGAGAATTATGCATGAAATTCATGGTATTTCTTCATTAAATGTTAGTACTTTAAATATTAAAGATGGTAAATTAATGGACCGACAAATATGTTCAGAATTCCTTGAACATAAAGGTTATGACAGCAGCTGTGATTTCCTGATTGCAAACCCAAACTGTAGTTCAGGTGGGTTTTTCAATTACATTAAATTTTTCTACTGTAACTGTCAGAATTACAGCTTTTTAGGTTACTTTGTTCTTGGTTCATGGTTAGCTATACTGTTCTATTTATTGGGTAATACAGCAGCTGATTATTTCTGTTGTTCATTGGAGAATTTGTCAAATTTGCTTAAAATGTCACCAACTATTGCTGGGGTGACATTACTTCCTTTAGGAAACGGAGCGTCCGATGTGTTTGCCAGTATTGCTGCTTTCATGGGGACAGGTTCGAGTGGTGTTGGATTGAATGGTGTTCTTGGTGGAGCTGTTTTTATAACTTGTATTGTTGTCGGAGTTATTTCTCTTAGTGTTGCAGATAAAAGAGTTCAGATTGATAAAACATCCTTCATTCGAAATGTTTGTTTCCTTCTGTTTTCGATATTGTGTCTTACATTGATTATAATTATTGGTAAGGTGACAGTTTGGGGTGCTTTAGCTTTTCTGTCAATATACTTTGTTTATATTGGATATGTTTCGGTCAGTGAGGTACTTAAGAAAAAGGACAAGGGTTTAAAATCAAACGATTTTACACCGTTGCTTCCTGTGGCCGGAGAGGAATCAATCACTGCACCATTGCTTAGTTCTGATTCTGATGATCACTGTAGCCGACCTGAAATTTCAGCTAAAGAAACCCATTGGATATGCGATCTTAATTTCTCGATGTACTCAGACTTTGTTAAGTCCACAGCAGAGGATTATTGCCCAAGGGCTTTGTGGGGTTGGTCTGATCAGGAAGAGCAGCCTGCACTTTCATTCTCTACACTATGCTCATGGCTCGAGATGCCATTAACCATTCCTAGACGGTTAACAATCCCGATTGTTGAAGAGGATCGATGGTCTAAAATGTATGCAGTAGCCAGTGCATTACTAGCTCCTGTGCTTCTAGCATGTCTTTGGAACAGTCGACAGAAAATCAACCCTCTGAGTGGGAAAATCGCGTATTGTCTAGGGTTCGGGATTGGACTCGTTCTCAGTGTTCTTGCATCACTGTACACAAAAACGGAGCACCCACCTCGTAAATTCCTGTTCCCATGGATCTTTGGCGGGTTTTTCATGAGTATCATATGGTTCTACATAATAGCAAATGAGCTAGTATCTTTGCTGGTTGCATTGGGTACTATTTTAGGCATTAACCCATCAATGCTGGCATTAACAGTATTAGCATGGGGGAATTCCATGAATGATCTAATGGCTAATACGGCTTTTGCAATGAACGAAAGGAACGGAGTTCAAATTGCAATGTCAGGATGTTTCGCAGGTCCTATGTTCAACACATTAGTCGGACTAGGCCTTTCTTTGGTGTACGGAGCCTGCTCCATGGGCTCTGAACCATACATGATTCCTCGTGACGCAGGTTTGTTTGTCACAATGGCGTTTCTCACGACTGGTGTTGTCTGGTCACTCGTCGTACTCCCTCAAAATGATATGCGCCCTAATAAGGTTTTGGGTATAGGCCTAATAGTAATCTATGTCCTGTTTCTTTCTATCAGGATTAGTATGGCTATCGGAATTGGTTCGCTTAATAGTTAG